The following proteins are encoded in a genomic region of Pan troglodytes isolate AG18354 chromosome 2, NHGRI_mPanTro3-v2.0_pri, whole genome shotgun sequence:
- the IQSEC1 gene encoding IQ motif and SEC7 domain-containing protein 1 isoform X9 has product MACRRRYFVEGEAPSSETGTSLDSPSAYPQGPLVPGSSLSPDHYEHTSVGAYGLYSGPPGQQQRTRRPKLQHSTSILRKQAEEEAIKRSRSLSESYELSSDLQDKQVEMLERKYGGRLVTRHAARTIQTAFRQYQMNKNFERLRSSMSENRMSRRIVLSNMRMQFSFEGPEKVHSSYFEGKQVSVTNDGSQLGALVPPECGDLSEPTTLKSPAPSSDFADAITELEDAFSRQVKSLAESIDDALNCRSLHTEEAPALDAARARDTEPQTALHGMDHRKLDEMTASYSDVTLYIDEEELSPPLPLSQAGDRPSSTESDLRLRAGGAAPDYWALAHKEDKADTDTSCRSTPSLERQEQRLRVEHLPLLTIEPPSDSSVDLSDRSERGSLKRQSAYERSLGGQQGSPKHGPHSGAPKSLPREEPELRPRPPRPLDSHLAINGSANRQSKSESDYSDGDNDSINSTSNSNDTINCSSESSSRDSLREQTLSKQTYHKEARNSWDSPAFSNDVIRKRHYRIGLNLFNKKPEKGVQYLIERGFVPDTPVGVAHFLLQRKGLSRQMIGEFLGNRQKQFNRDVLDCVVDEMDFSTMELDEALRKFQAHIRVQGEAQKVERLIEAFSQRYCICNPGVVRQFRNPDTIFILAFAIILLNTDMYSPNVKPERKMKLEDFIKNLRGVDDGEDIPREMLIGIYERIRKRELKTNEDHVSQVQKVEKLIVGKKPVLSLPHRRLVCYCRLFEVPDPNKPQKLGLHQREIFLFNDLLVVTKIFQKKKNSVTYSFRQSFSLYGMQVLLFENQYYPNGIRLTSSVPGADIKVLINFNAPNPQDRKKFTDDLRESIAEVQEMEKHRIESELEKQKGVVRPSMSQCSSLKKESGNGTLSRACLDDSYASGEGLKRSALSSSLRDLSEAGKRGRRSSAGSLESNVEGSIISSPHMRRRATSTRECPSRPHQTMPNSSSLLGSLFGSKRGKPPPQAHLPSAAALPPPHPPVVLPHLQHSAAGHHLGPPEGLPQAPVHGHHTQYCHMQNPPPYHHHHHHHPPQHIQHAHQYHHGPHGGHPAYGAHTHGHPPLPSAHVGHTAHHHGQPPAPPPPTSSKAKPSGISTIV; this is encoded by the exons GTGGAGATGCTAGAACGAAAGTATGGGGGGCGCCTGGTAACCCGCCATGCGGCCCGCACCATCCAGACGGCGTTTCGCCAGTACCAGATGAACAAGAACTTCGAGCGCTTGCGCAGCTCCATGTCAGAGAACCGCATGTCACGCCGGATTGTGCTGTCCAACATGAGGATGCAGTTCTCCTTTGAGGGGCCTGAGAAAGTGCACAGCTCCTACTTCGAGGGGAAGCAGGTCTCAGTGACTAACGACGGCTCCCAGCTGGGAGCCCTGGTGCCCCCTGAGTGTGGTGACCTCAGCGAGCCGACCACCCTCAAGTCTCCGGCCCCCTCCAGTGACTTTGCGGACGCCATCACCGAGCTGGAGGACGCCTTCTCTAGGCAAGTGAAATCACTGGCCGAGTCCATCGACGATGCCCTCAACTGCCGCAGCCTGCACACTGAGGAGGCACCGGCCCTGGATGCGGCGCGGGCCCGGGACACCGAACCCCAGACAGCCCTGCACGGCATGGACCACCGCAAACTGGACGAGATGACGGCCTCGTACAGTGATGTCACCCTGTACATCGATGAGGAGGAGCTGTCGCCCCCTCTGCCCCTCTCGCAGGCAGGGGACCGGCCGTCCAGCACCGAGTCGGACCTGCGGCTACGGGCTGGGGGCGCAGCCCCAGACTACTGGGCCCTGGCCCACAAAGAGGACAAGGCTGACACGGACACGAGCTGCCGGAGCACGCCGTCGCTGGAGCGGCAGGAGCAGCGGCTGCGGGTGGAGCATCTGCCGCTGCTCACCATCGAGCCACCCAGCGACAGCTCTGTGGACCTTAGTGACCGCTCGGAGCGGGGGTCACTCAAGAGGCAGAGTGCTTACGAGCGCAGCCTTGGCGGGCAGCAGGGCAGTCCCAAGCATGGTCCCCACAGCGGCGCCCCCAAGAGCCTCCCCCGGGAGGAGCCTGAGTTGCGGCCCCGGCCCCCCAGGCCCCTGGACAGCCACTTGGCCATCAATGGCTCAGCCAACCGGCAGAGCAAGTCTGAGTCGGACTACTCAGACGGTGACAATGACAGCATCAACAGCACGTCCAACTCCAACGATACCATCAACTGCAGCTCCGAGTCATCGTCCCGTGACAGCCTGCGGGAGCAGACGCTCAGCAAGCAGACCTACCACAAGGAGGCCCGCAACAGCTGGGACTCGCCTGCCTTTAGCAACGATGTCATCCGCAAGAGGCACTACCGCATCGGCCTGAACCTCTTCAACAA GAAGCCTGAGAAGGGAGTCCAGTACCTCATCGAGCGTGGCTTTGTGCCCGACACACCCGTCGGGGTGGCCCACTTCCTGCTGCAGCGCAAGGGCCTCAGCCGGCAGATGATCGGCGAGTTCCTGGGCAACCGGCAGAAGCAGTTCAACCGTGACGTGCTCGA CTGCGTCGTGGACGAGATGGACTTCTCTACCATGGAGCTGGATGAGGCCCTCAGGAAATTCCAGGCGCACATCCGTGTCCAAGGGGAGGCTCAGAAAGTGGAGCGGCTCATAGAGGCGTTCAG CCAGCGCTACTGCATCTGCAACCCTGGGGTGGTGCGGCAGTTCCGGAACCCAGACACCATTTTCATCCTGGCCTTCGCCATCATCCTGCTGAACACTGACATGTACAGCCCCAATGTCAAGCCCGAGCGGAAAATGAAGCTAGAGGACTTCATCAAGAACCTCCGAG GTGTGGACGATGGTGAGGACATTCCCCGTGAGATGCTGATCGGGATCTATGAACGGATCCGTAAGCGAGAGCTAAAGACCAATGAGGACCATGTGTCCCAGGTGCAGAAGGTGGAGAAGCTCATTGTGGGGAAAAAGCCG GTGCTCTCTCTGCCCCACCGTCGGTTGGTCTGCTACTGCCGGCTCTTTGAGGTTCCAGACCCAAACAAGCCCCAGAAACTCGGACTACACCAGCGAGAAATCTTCCTGTTCAACGACCTCCTGGTG GTCACCAAGATCTTCCAGAAGAAGAAGAACTCGGTGACGTACAGCTTCCGACAGTCCTTCTCCTTGTACGGCATGCAGGTCCTGCTCTTCGAGAACCAGT ACTACCCCAATGGCATCCGGCTCACCTCGTCTGTCCCTGGAGCAGATATCAAAGTGTTAATAAACTTCAACGCCCCCAACCCTCAAGACCGGAAGAAATTCACCGATGACCTGCGGGAGTCCATTGCGGAAGTCCAAGAGATGGAGAAGCACAGGATAGAGT CGGAGCTCGAGAAGCAGAAAGGCGTCGTGCGGCCCAGCATGTCCCAGTGCTCCAGCCTCAAAAAGGAGTCGGGCAACGGAACACTGAGCCGGGCCTGCCTGGACGACAGCTATGCCAGCGGTGAGGGCCTCAAGCGCAGTGCCCTCAGCAGCTCCCTGCGGGACCTCTCGGAAGCCG GGAAGCGAGGGCGTCGCAGCAGTGCGGGATCGCTAGAGAGCAATGTGGAA GGGTCCATCATTAGCAGTCCTCACATGCGCCGGAGAGCTACATCAACACGAGAGTGTCCATCTCGCCCACACCAGACTATGCCCAACTCATCTTCCCTCCTGGGCTCCTTATTCGGGAGCAAGAGAgggaagccccctccccaggcCCACCTGCCCTCAGCCGCAGCCCTGCCACCCCCCCACCCACCGGTGGTCCTGCCTCACTTGCAGCACTCTGCGGCTGGCCACCACCTGGGGCCCCCAGAGGGGCTGCCGCAGGCCCCCGTGCACGGGCATCACACCCAGTACTGCCACATGCAGAACCCTCCCCcgtaccatcatcaccaccaccaccacccaccccagCACATCCAGCACGCACACCAGTACCACCACGGCCCCCATGGGGGCCACCCAGCCTACGGGGCCCACACCCACGGCCACCCGCCGCTGCCCTCGGCCCACGTGGGGCACACAGCGCACCACCATGGGCAGCCCCCTGCCCCGCCGCCCCCCACCAGCAGCAAGGCCAAACCCAGCGGCATCAGCACAATTGTGTAG
- the IQSEC1 gene encoding IQ motif and SEC7 domain-containing protein 1 isoform X12 yields MLERKYGGRLVTRHAARTIQTAFRQYQMNKNFERLRSSMSENRMSRRIVLSNMRMQFSFEGPEKVHSSYFEGKQVSVTNDGSQLGALVPPECGDLSEPTTLKSPAPSSDFADAITELEDAFSRQVKSLAESIDDALNCRSLHTEEAPALDAARARDTEPQTALHGMDHRKLDEMTASYSDVTLYIDEEELSPPLPLSQAGDRPSSTESDLRLRAGGAAPDYWALAHKEDKADTDTSCRSTPSLERQEQRLRVEHLPLLTIEPPSDSSVDLSDRSERGSLKRQSAYERSLGGQQGSPKHGPHSGAPKSLPREEPELRPRPPRPLDSHLAINGSANRQSKSESDYSDGDNDSINSTSNSNDTINCSSESSSRDSLREQTLSKQTYHKEARNSWDSPAFSNDVIRKRHYRIGLNLFNKKPEKGVQYLIERGFVPDTPVGVAHFLLQRKGLSRQMIGEFLGNRQKQFNRDVLDCVVDEMDFSTMELDEALRKFQAHIRVQGEAQKVERLIEAFSQRYCICNPGVVRQFRNPDTIFILAFAIILLNTDMYSPNVKPERKMKLEDFIKNLRGVDDGEDIPREMLIGIYERIRKRELKTNEDHVSQVQKVEKLIVGKKPIGSLHPGLGCVLSLPHRRLVCYCRLFEVPDPNKPQKLGLHQREIFLFNDLLVVTKIFQKKKNSVTYSFRQSFSLYGMQVLLFENQYYPNGIRLTSSVPGADIKVLINFNAPNPQDRKKFTDDLRESIAEVQEMEKHRIESELEKQKGVVRPSMSQCSSLKKESGNGTLSRACLDDSYASGEGLKRSALSSSLRDLSEAGKRGRRSSAGSLESNVEGSIISSPHMRRRATSTRECPSRPHQTMPNSSSLLGSLFGSKRGKPPPQAHLPSAAALPPPHPPVVLPHLQHSAAGHHLGPPEGLPQAPVHGHHTQYCHMQNPPPYHHHHHHHPPQHIQHAHQYHHGPHGGHPAYGAHTHGHPPLPSAHVGHTAHHHGQPPAPPPPTSSKAKPSGISTIV; encoded by the exons ATGCTAGAACGAAAGTATGGGGGGCGCCTGGTAACCCGCCATGCGGCCCGCACCATCCAGACGGCGTTTCGCCAGTACCAGATGAACAAGAACTTCGAGCGCTTGCGCAGCTCCATGTCAGAGAACCGCATGTCACGCCGGATTGTGCTGTCCAACATGAGGATGCAGTTCTCCTTTGAGGGGCCTGAGAAAGTGCACAGCTCCTACTTCGAGGGGAAGCAGGTCTCAGTGACTAACGACGGCTCCCAGCTGGGAGCCCTGGTGCCCCCTGAGTGTGGTGACCTCAGCGAGCCGACCACCCTCAAGTCTCCGGCCCCCTCCAGTGACTTTGCGGACGCCATCACCGAGCTGGAGGACGCCTTCTCTAGGCAAGTGAAATCACTGGCCGAGTCCATCGACGATGCCCTCAACTGCCGCAGCCTGCACACTGAGGAGGCACCGGCCCTGGATGCGGCGCGGGCCCGGGACACCGAACCCCAGACAGCCCTGCACGGCATGGACCACCGCAAACTGGACGAGATGACGGCCTCGTACAGTGATGTCACCCTGTACATCGATGAGGAGGAGCTGTCGCCCCCTCTGCCCCTCTCGCAGGCAGGGGACCGGCCGTCCAGCACCGAGTCGGACCTGCGGCTACGGGCTGGGGGCGCAGCCCCAGACTACTGGGCCCTGGCCCACAAAGAGGACAAGGCTGACACGGACACGAGCTGCCGGAGCACGCCGTCGCTGGAGCGGCAGGAGCAGCGGCTGCGGGTGGAGCATCTGCCGCTGCTCACCATCGAGCCACCCAGCGACAGCTCTGTGGACCTTAGTGACCGCTCGGAGCGGGGGTCACTCAAGAGGCAGAGTGCTTACGAGCGCAGCCTTGGCGGGCAGCAGGGCAGTCCCAAGCATGGTCCCCACAGCGGCGCCCCCAAGAGCCTCCCCCGGGAGGAGCCTGAGTTGCGGCCCCGGCCCCCCAGGCCCCTGGACAGCCACTTGGCCATCAATGGCTCAGCCAACCGGCAGAGCAAGTCTGAGTCGGACTACTCAGACGGTGACAATGACAGCATCAACAGCACGTCCAACTCCAACGATACCATCAACTGCAGCTCCGAGTCATCGTCCCGTGACAGCCTGCGGGAGCAGACGCTCAGCAAGCAGACCTACCACAAGGAGGCCCGCAACAGCTGGGACTCGCCTGCCTTTAGCAACGATGTCATCCGCAAGAGGCACTACCGCATCGGCCTGAACCTCTTCAACAA GAAGCCTGAGAAGGGAGTCCAGTACCTCATCGAGCGTGGCTTTGTGCCCGACACACCCGTCGGGGTGGCCCACTTCCTGCTGCAGCGCAAGGGCCTCAGCCGGCAGATGATCGGCGAGTTCCTGGGCAACCGGCAGAAGCAGTTCAACCGTGACGTGCTCGA CTGCGTCGTGGACGAGATGGACTTCTCTACCATGGAGCTGGATGAGGCCCTCAGGAAATTCCAGGCGCACATCCGTGTCCAAGGGGAGGCTCAGAAAGTGGAGCGGCTCATAGAGGCGTTCAG CCAGCGCTACTGCATCTGCAACCCTGGGGTGGTGCGGCAGTTCCGGAACCCAGACACCATTTTCATCCTGGCCTTCGCCATCATCCTGCTGAACACTGACATGTACAGCCCCAATGTCAAGCCCGAGCGGAAAATGAAGCTAGAGGACTTCATCAAGAACCTCCGAG GTGTGGACGATGGTGAGGACATTCCCCGTGAGATGCTGATCGGGATCTATGAACGGATCCGTAAGCGAGAGCTAAAGACCAATGAGGACCATGTGTCCCAGGTGCAGAAGGTGGAGAAGCTCATTGTGGGGAAAAAGCCG ATCGGATCCCTGCATCCCGGGCTCGGCTGT GTGCTCTCTCTGCCCCACCGTCGGTTGGTCTGCTACTGCCGGCTCTTTGAGGTTCCAGACCCAAACAAGCCCCAGAAACTCGGACTACACCAGCGAGAAATCTTCCTGTTCAACGACCTCCTGGTG GTCACCAAGATCTTCCAGAAGAAGAAGAACTCGGTGACGTACAGCTTCCGACAGTCCTTCTCCTTGTACGGCATGCAGGTCCTGCTCTTCGAGAACCAGT ACTACCCCAATGGCATCCGGCTCACCTCGTCTGTCCCTGGAGCAGATATCAAAGTGTTAATAAACTTCAACGCCCCCAACCCTCAAGACCGGAAGAAATTCACCGATGACCTGCGGGAGTCCATTGCGGAAGTCCAAGAGATGGAGAAGCACAGGATAGAGT CGGAGCTCGAGAAGCAGAAAGGCGTCGTGCGGCCCAGCATGTCCCAGTGCTCCAGCCTCAAAAAGGAGTCGGGCAACGGAACACTGAGCCGGGCCTGCCTGGACGACAGCTATGCCAGCGGTGAGGGCCTCAAGCGCAGTGCCCTCAGCAGCTCCCTGCGGGACCTCTCGGAAGCCG GGAAGCGAGGGCGTCGCAGCAGTGCGGGATCGCTAGAGAGCAATGTGGAA GGGTCCATCATTAGCAGTCCTCACATGCGCCGGAGAGCTACATCAACACGAGAGTGTCCATCTCGCCCACACCAGACTATGCCCAACTCATCTTCCCTCCTGGGCTCCTTATTCGGGAGCAAGAGAgggaagccccctccccaggcCCACCTGCCCTCAGCCGCAGCCCTGCCACCCCCCCACCCACCGGTGGTCCTGCCTCACTTGCAGCACTCTGCGGCTGGCCACCACCTGGGGCCCCCAGAGGGGCTGCCGCAGGCCCCCGTGCACGGGCATCACACCCAGTACTGCCACATGCAGAACCCTCCCCcgtaccatcatcaccaccaccaccacccaccccagCACATCCAGCACGCACACCAGTACCACCACGGCCCCCATGGGGGCCACCCAGCCTACGGGGCCCACACCCACGGCCACCCGCCGCTGCCCTCGGCCCACGTGGGGCACACAGCGCACCACCATGGGCAGCCCCCTGCCCCGCCGCCCCCCACCAGCAGCAAGGCCAAACCCAGCGGCATCAGCACAATTGTGTAG
- the IQSEC1 gene encoding IQ motif and SEC7 domain-containing protein 1 isoform X8, translating into MACRRRYFVEGEAPSSETGTSLDSPSAYPQGPLVPGSSLSPDHYEHTSVGAYGLYSGPPGQQQRTRRPKLQHSTSILRKQAEEEAIKRSRSLSESYELSSDLQDKQVEMLERKYGGRLVTRHAARTIQTAFRQYQMNKNFERLRSSMSENRMSRRIVLSNMRMQFSFEGPEKVHSSYFEGKQVSVTNDGSQLGALVPPECGDLSEPTTLKSPAPSSDFADAITELEDAFSRQVKSLAESIDDALNCRSLHTEEAPALDAARARDTEPQTALHGMDHRKLDEMTASYSDVTLYIDEEELSPPLPLSQAGDRPSSTESDLRLRAGGAAPDYWALAHKEDKADTDTSCRSTPSLERQEQRLRVEHLPLLTIEPPSDSSVDLSDRSERGSLKRQSAYERSLGGQQGSPKHGPHSGAPKSLPREEPELRPRPPRPLDSHLAINGSANRQSKSESDYSDGDNDSINSTSNSNDTINCSSESSSRDSLREQTLSKQTYHKEARNSWDSPAFSNDVIRKRHYRIGLNLFNKKPEKGVQYLIERGFVPDTPVGVAHFLLQRKGLSRQMIGEFLGNRQKQFNRDVLDCVVDEMDFSTMELDEALRKFQAHIRVQGEAQKVERLIEAFSQRYCICNPGVVRQFRNPDTIFILAFAIILLNTDMYSPNVKPERKMKLEDFIKNLRGVDDGEDIPREMLIGIYERIRKRELKTNEDHVSQVQKVEKLIVGKKPIGSLHPGLGCVLSLPHRRLVCYCRLFEVPDPNKPQKLGLHQREIFLFNDLLVVTKIFQKKKNSVTYSFRQSFSLYGMQVLLFENQYYPNGIRLTSSVPGADIKVLINFNAPNPQDRKKFTDDLRESIAEVQEMEKHRIESELEKQKGVVRPSMSQCSSLKKESGNGTLSRACLDDSYASGEGLKRSALSSSLRDLSEAGKRGRRSSAGSLESNVEGSIISSPHMRRRATSTRECPSRPHQTMPNSSSLLGSLFGSKRGKPPPQAHLPSAAALPPPHPPVVLPHLQHSAAGHHLGPPEGLPQAPVHGHHTQYCHMQNPPPYHHHHHHHPPQHIQHAHQYHHGPHGGHPAYGAHTHGHPPLPSAHVGHTAHHHGQPPAPPPPTSSKAKPSGISTIV; encoded by the exons GTGGAGATGCTAGAACGAAAGTATGGGGGGCGCCTGGTAACCCGCCATGCGGCCCGCACCATCCAGACGGCGTTTCGCCAGTACCAGATGAACAAGAACTTCGAGCGCTTGCGCAGCTCCATGTCAGAGAACCGCATGTCACGCCGGATTGTGCTGTCCAACATGAGGATGCAGTTCTCCTTTGAGGGGCCTGAGAAAGTGCACAGCTCCTACTTCGAGGGGAAGCAGGTCTCAGTGACTAACGACGGCTCCCAGCTGGGAGCCCTGGTGCCCCCTGAGTGTGGTGACCTCAGCGAGCCGACCACCCTCAAGTCTCCGGCCCCCTCCAGTGACTTTGCGGACGCCATCACCGAGCTGGAGGACGCCTTCTCTAGGCAAGTGAAATCACTGGCCGAGTCCATCGACGATGCCCTCAACTGCCGCAGCCTGCACACTGAGGAGGCACCGGCCCTGGATGCGGCGCGGGCCCGGGACACCGAACCCCAGACAGCCCTGCACGGCATGGACCACCGCAAACTGGACGAGATGACGGCCTCGTACAGTGATGTCACCCTGTACATCGATGAGGAGGAGCTGTCGCCCCCTCTGCCCCTCTCGCAGGCAGGGGACCGGCCGTCCAGCACCGAGTCGGACCTGCGGCTACGGGCTGGGGGCGCAGCCCCAGACTACTGGGCCCTGGCCCACAAAGAGGACAAGGCTGACACGGACACGAGCTGCCGGAGCACGCCGTCGCTGGAGCGGCAGGAGCAGCGGCTGCGGGTGGAGCATCTGCCGCTGCTCACCATCGAGCCACCCAGCGACAGCTCTGTGGACCTTAGTGACCGCTCGGAGCGGGGGTCACTCAAGAGGCAGAGTGCTTACGAGCGCAGCCTTGGCGGGCAGCAGGGCAGTCCCAAGCATGGTCCCCACAGCGGCGCCCCCAAGAGCCTCCCCCGGGAGGAGCCTGAGTTGCGGCCCCGGCCCCCCAGGCCCCTGGACAGCCACTTGGCCATCAATGGCTCAGCCAACCGGCAGAGCAAGTCTGAGTCGGACTACTCAGACGGTGACAATGACAGCATCAACAGCACGTCCAACTCCAACGATACCATCAACTGCAGCTCCGAGTCATCGTCCCGTGACAGCCTGCGGGAGCAGACGCTCAGCAAGCAGACCTACCACAAGGAGGCCCGCAACAGCTGGGACTCGCCTGCCTTTAGCAACGATGTCATCCGCAAGAGGCACTACCGCATCGGCCTGAACCTCTTCAACAA GAAGCCTGAGAAGGGAGTCCAGTACCTCATCGAGCGTGGCTTTGTGCCCGACACACCCGTCGGGGTGGCCCACTTCCTGCTGCAGCGCAAGGGCCTCAGCCGGCAGATGATCGGCGAGTTCCTGGGCAACCGGCAGAAGCAGTTCAACCGTGACGTGCTCGA CTGCGTCGTGGACGAGATGGACTTCTCTACCATGGAGCTGGATGAGGCCCTCAGGAAATTCCAGGCGCACATCCGTGTCCAAGGGGAGGCTCAGAAAGTGGAGCGGCTCATAGAGGCGTTCAG CCAGCGCTACTGCATCTGCAACCCTGGGGTGGTGCGGCAGTTCCGGAACCCAGACACCATTTTCATCCTGGCCTTCGCCATCATCCTGCTGAACACTGACATGTACAGCCCCAATGTCAAGCCCGAGCGGAAAATGAAGCTAGAGGACTTCATCAAGAACCTCCGAG GTGTGGACGATGGTGAGGACATTCCCCGTGAGATGCTGATCGGGATCTATGAACGGATCCGTAAGCGAGAGCTAAAGACCAATGAGGACCATGTGTCCCAGGTGCAGAAGGTGGAGAAGCTCATTGTGGGGAAAAAGCCG ATCGGATCCCTGCATCCCGGGCTCGGCTGT GTGCTCTCTCTGCCCCACCGTCGGTTGGTCTGCTACTGCCGGCTCTTTGAGGTTCCAGACCCAAACAAGCCCCAGAAACTCGGACTACACCAGCGAGAAATCTTCCTGTTCAACGACCTCCTGGTG GTCACCAAGATCTTCCAGAAGAAGAAGAACTCGGTGACGTACAGCTTCCGACAGTCCTTCTCCTTGTACGGCATGCAGGTCCTGCTCTTCGAGAACCAGT ACTACCCCAATGGCATCCGGCTCACCTCGTCTGTCCCTGGAGCAGATATCAAAGTGTTAATAAACTTCAACGCCCCCAACCCTCAAGACCGGAAGAAATTCACCGATGACCTGCGGGAGTCCATTGCGGAAGTCCAAGAGATGGAGAAGCACAGGATAGAGT CGGAGCTCGAGAAGCAGAAAGGCGTCGTGCGGCCCAGCATGTCCCAGTGCTCCAGCCTCAAAAAGGAGTCGGGCAACGGAACACTGAGCCGGGCCTGCCTGGACGACAGCTATGCCAGCGGTGAGGGCCTCAAGCGCAGTGCCCTCAGCAGCTCCCTGCGGGACCTCTCGGAAGCCG GGAAGCGAGGGCGTCGCAGCAGTGCGGGATCGCTAGAGAGCAATGTGGAA GGGTCCATCATTAGCAGTCCTCACATGCGCCGGAGAGCTACATCAACACGAGAGTGTCCATCTCGCCCACACCAGACTATGCCCAACTCATCTTCCCTCCTGGGCTCCTTATTCGGGAGCAAGAGAgggaagccccctccccaggcCCACCTGCCCTCAGCCGCAGCCCTGCCACCCCCCCACCCACCGGTGGTCCTGCCTCACTTGCAGCACTCTGCGGCTGGCCACCACCTGGGGCCCCCAGAGGGGCTGCCGCAGGCCCCCGTGCACGGGCATCACACCCAGTACTGCCACATGCAGAACCCTCCCCcgtaccatcatcaccaccaccaccacccaccccagCACATCCAGCACGCACACCAGTACCACCACGGCCCCCATGGGGGCCACCCAGCCTACGGGGCCCACACCCACGGCCACCCGCCGCTGCCCTCGGCCCACGTGGGGCACACAGCGCACCACCATGGGCAGCCCCCTGCCCCGCCGCCCCCCACCAGCAGCAAGGCCAAACCCAGCGGCATCAGCACAATTGTGTAG